The nucleotide window TGATTTTTTATTAAAACCTAAAAACGATGAAAACAACATTGGTTTTCGATTAGATTTAATTCAATTGACAGATTATACCATGGTTTGGCAACAAAATATTATGGTAGATGGATCACCATTTTTAATTAAAATGAACTTTACAAAACAATAAACAGATGAAAAATTTTACAAAAAAAATATATACAGTAGCATTAGCATTAGCATTTACAATTGCATTCACATTTTCTAGTTGTGAAGCCACTAAAAATGCAAATAACAAACAAAAAGGAGCAGCAATAGGAGCAGCAGGTGGAGCCATTCTTGGAGCCATAATTGGTAACAATGTTGGTAGTGGAAAAAACAGCGAATTAGGAGCCGTTATTGGTGGCGTTCTTGGTGGTGGAGCAGGTGTTCTTATTGGTAAAAGAATGGATGAGCAAGCAAAGAAAATTGAAACTGAAGTTCCTGGTGCAAAAGTAGAAAGAGTAGATGATGGTATTGTTGTAACTTTTGATGAAAATAGTGGTGTGTATTTTGATACAAATAAGTCGAATATAAATGCTAAATCTCAAGAGACTTTAGATAAACTAGCTAAAGTGTTTTTAGAATTTCCTGATACCAAAATATTAGTTGTAGGGCATACAGATAATACAGGTAATGCAGATTATAACTTATCATTATCAGAAAAAAGAGCAAAGTCTGTAACTAACTATTTAATTAGTGATGGTATTGCAAGTCCAAGATTTGAAACCCTTTGGTATGGAGAGGCACAACCAAAATACGATAATTCAACTGCAGAAGGTAGAGCAAAAAACAGACGTGTAAACGTTGCTATTGTACCAAATGATAAAATGAAAAATGAAGCAATTAAAGATGCTCAAAACTAAATTTTTAAGAAATTATTAAACCAAAAAGCCGCTTTTAGCGGCTTTTTGTTGTTTTGTAGAATTAGAGTTTTAATTTCTATTTCAAAATAATTCATTGGTAAATAGTTATTTAAAATCTGTAATTTAAGGGCTAATTGTTTGGCATAATGTTTGTTAACTTTATGTTAAAATCAAACAAAATTAATACCTATGAAAAAACCTTACCTGTTAATTTTACCGTTTATTGTTTTATTTGTTTCGCAAATAACAAATTCACAAACTAAAGAATCAATTTCCGCTAATCAGTATCAAGAAGTAGTTTATGCACATTTAAACAAATCTAAATTTGTAAAAGGAGAAATGTTGGGTTTTACTGCTTATGTAATAAATAAGAATACTAAGCAATTATCTAAGGTTACTAAAAATTTATATGCTGTATTATTAAACGATAAAAATGAAGTAGTTCAATCTAAACTTTTTAAGGTAGACAAAGGTTTAGTAGATGGATATTTTAGAATTTTGGACGATTTACAACATGGTTCCTATACTTTTAAGACCTATACCAATTGGATGAGAAATTTTTCTCAGAAAAATTACTATGCTCAAAAAATAGAAATTATTGATGCTGCTCGAATTTTCAAATCAAAAAAGAAAATAAAAAGCTTTTATTTAGATGCACAATTTTTACCTGAAAGTGGGCATTTGTTAGATAACGTGATAAACACTGTTGGTGTAATAATTAAAGATACTTTAGGTTTGGGAATTCCATATTTAGAAGGTAAAATTTTAGATGAAAATAATAATTTTATCACCTCTTTTAAAGTAAATAAAAACGGAATTGGTCGTTTTTCATTTATTCCTAATTATTTAAAAAGTTACAAGGCAGTTATCAATAATAGAGAGAAAGTTGTTACTCAAAATATTGATGCTCCTATATATAAAAATGGTGTTATTCTTAAAGTATCTAGAAATGCAGAGAATGCAATTATATCAGTAATAACCAATGAGTCTACAAAGATTTCAGAGGGTTATAATTTAACTTTTCATGATGGTATTCAGCTGAATAAAGTAGTTATAGATTTTGAAAATAAAACTAATTTCACCAAAAAAATTCCATTTAAAAAATTAAGTAAAGGTGTAAATGTTTTTACATTATTAGATAGTAATAACACACAAATAGCAGAAAGAATATTTTTTAATCACACAAAAGTAAATATTCTTAAAAGTGAAAATGCTATCACAAAAAACGATCGAGACTCTGTGAAAGTTATTTTCCAATATGCTAAGAGAAATATAAAGTTTAATAACGTAAGTATTTCTGTTTTACCTTCGCAAACCAAGGCATATTCTAAAAACTCTAATATAGTTTCACAAACATTACTTCAGCCATATGTAAAAGGTTATATAGAAAATGCAAACTACTATTTCTCTGATTTAAATGATAAAAAACTACTTGATTTAGATAATTTATTAATCACACAAGGTTGGAGCAGTTATAACTGGAAAGATCTTTTTGAAGAAAAATCTAAGCCTATTTATAAGTTCGAAGATGGTATTTCCATAAAAGTTAATATACCAAGAGCAGAGGAAGAAAGTAAGTTCTTAATTCATAATTTAACCAATAACCCTGGTTTAGTTTTAGAGTTTTCAGAGAAAGTAAAATCTTTTAAAAGTACTAATTATTTTCCTTTAGATAAGGAATTACTTTATCTATCAAAGGTTAAAAGAAAGGGTAAACTAGAAATGCCAAATGTTTATGTGCAGTTTAGTGTAAATCAAATACCAAAACTGTTTGATAATTATAAATTACCTGCTCAAAAACCAGATTATTATGAATCTGAAAATTATATTTCTTTTTCAAATTTTGAAAAATTAAACAAAAGAGAGGAGTTAGATGAAATTACATTAAAGTTTAATTTAGAAAAGAAAAGAATGGATAGTATTAGGGGTAGTTCTTCTGGTAGAGTGCTATTTTTAAACGAGGCTAATAGAGCAGAAACCTTAGCTAATTATTTAAACTTTAAAGTACCTTTTGTTGCTTATGACGATCCTAGAAGTGGAACTTTAGTAATTTATAATAGAAGAAATGATTTGAGGCCAGACATTTATTTAGATGGTTTTGAGGTGTTGAGTTTTGATATTCTATATGCCTTTGATTTAAGCCTTGTAGAGTATATAAATTTAGAACCAGAATCTCTTATGGGTTTAAATGGAGGAGGAATCATTGAAATTTGGACAAACCCAAAAAAGTTTAAATTTCAAGGAAAAACAACTAAAGAAATCGAGTTCCCTGTTACCTTTTCTAGTTCTAAAGAATTTTATGTTCCTAAGTATGAAAACTACAAAAGCGATTTCTATAAACATTATGGAGTTGTAGACTGGTTACCTATAAATACAATTAATAATGATGGTATTTTAAGTTTGAATATAAACGCAAATCAGGCTAAAGAAGTTACTTTATTTATTGAAGGTATTACAGATGATGGAGATTTTATTATGGACCAACAAACCATAAGTTTAAATTAAAAAAAAAAGCCGCTTTTAGCGGCTTTTTTTATTGAAATAATTTTACAGTTTTATCTTTATCATCTGCTTTTATTTCTACCAATAGTTTTCGTAAACCTATTCTATTTACTTTATAAACTTTGGTGCCTACACTCCATTTTTCTTTTCTAGTTAAGCCTGGCATCATTGGAAAACCGTAACTAAAACTACTACCATCTTTCTTAGGGCCAACAACAACAAAATTATTCCTGTTCCAAGAGTTATTTTTTATCTTAAATGAAATCCAAGTAAGATTTTTGCTCATGCTCTTTTTAGTTTTGGCAATGGCTTTTTTAGTATCTCCCTTTAATGATTTGGGTGTATTTGCTAATACCAATCTTCCATCATTTTTTACAATAGAATAAATTTCATCTTTAGCATACACAATAGCTTTTCCTCTTCCCCAAATGTTAGCTCTAACTTTTTCTGAAATAAGTTTAGATGCATCAACTTCACCTAACTCTACACCAACATTAAACTGTTTTACTTTACCTGAAGCAATTACTTTACCAACCAAAGCCATTATGTTTAGATAATCTGCATTTACGTTGTTTAAATATAAAGTTTCGTGAGTACCAGTTTCTAATCGTTCTAATTTAGGTGCACCAATTTTAATAACTATTTTTTGTGAAGGCTGTATCCACTCTAACTGATTTAGATTTAGTTTACCATCAACAATTTCAGTATCAATTTTATCAAATAAATTGCTATCAGCACTAATTTGCATGCTTTCGCTTAAAGATTGATCTACTGTAATTTTAGCATATAAATTAACTTTAAGTTCTTTTAGATTAGTTATGTTATAGGTTTTTGTCTCAATAGTTTTATTCCCTTTTACTTGAGCAATTAAAGTTGAACTAGTAAGTATTAAAAGTATAAGTAATTTTTTCATGATATTATTTTTTAGTAATTGTTGCTAGAGTATCGTTAAATTTAGTTTGATATATTAATGTCTCTGGTTTGTATTCGAAGGTAATTTGTCTGTTTTCTGAATTCTTTAATTCATAATCAAATCCGTTTTTTACAAATTTGAATGTTATGCTATTTACAGCAGTAGATTCTTTAAAATTTACTTCATAAATACCATCATTATCGTCATCTGTAAGAGGAAAACTTTCTCTCCATTGATTTGGTAAAAAACTACCTCTAATTCCTAGAGATTCTATGTTTACTATTCCATTTGTATCTACTTTAAAGGTTACATTTTTCACGTGTTCTTCTTGAACACAACTTGCAAGTACACCCATAAACAATAGGCTTAATGTTATTATTTTTCTCATATTTTATTGATTTAATTTTTTAGCGATTAAAAAGTCGATTCCAAATCTTCCTGAACCCAAATACAGATGATAAATTGATACCCATAAAAAGCCCATTGCTGGCAACATAGACCACATACCCTGGTTCCATTTTTGAAGAAAAATAGCCACCAACATTGTACATAAAATTAAAAATGATGCTATTCTAGTTTTAAACCCAAGAGCTAATAATAAACCACCAACAGCTTCAGAGAAAGCACCCATCCAAGCAAAAAATACAGGAGCTATTGCAAAGATTCCTCCATATTCTGCAACATCTTTTGGAAACCAAGCAACAACTTCAAATAAACCTAAGTTGGGTGTATTAGACCAAGGCAAGCCAAATTTATCTGATCCAAAACTTAAGGTTAATAGTAAGCCGCAAATAATTCTTGGTATGCTAAAGAGTAAATCTGCAAACCAGTTTTTCTGAATAATTGGGGTGATAATGAATTTAGATAATGTTATAAAACGTGTTTTCATAATAGAATAATTGTTCTTTTTGATTTCTGGTACAAAGTTGGAACATATCTATTCTTTTAAAGACTTAAAAGATAAAAGCAGGCCTTATTTACAATTTGAGACGTCTTAATTTGAGAATAATAACAAGAGAAAATCTGCTATAATCCTTACGATTTAAGAGTGTTTAAGAATTCTGTAGGTGAAGTTTGTGTAACTTTTTTAAATACTCTGTTAAAGGTTGCTTTGCTATTAAAACCACAATCATAAGCAATACCTAGTAAAGAAAAATCTTTATGTTCTCCAGATTCTAACTTTTCTTTAAATGTATTTACTCGATATTCATTAATAAAATCATTAAAGTTTTTAGCAAAACCAGTGTTTATAATTTTACTTAATTCTGCTCTAGAAAAGTTTAGAGAAGTTGATAAATCAGAAAGATTTAAGTCTGGATTTAGGTATGGTTTTTCGGTTTTCATATAATTAGAAACCTTTTCTAAATCTTCTGCAGAAAACTCACTAATATTATTTTTTTGTTGAGGTATACTTTCTGGATTTGGAGAAAAGCTAAAGGTTAATTTATTCAGTTTTGTAGTATCTGTAAAATACCCTTTTATCCCAACAAACAGAACTACAAGTGCCATAAAAATATTAAGCCACCAGCGTTGTTTATAATTTAATTCAATAATTAAGCTACCTACAATATCTTGTAAAGAACTATAAAGAAATAATAATGTAAATGCAATTAAAAAACTAAGAATCCAATTAAGTTCTAGTTTATAAGTGTTAGAAAAGTATTCTCTAATTCTTTTTCTATAATTATAAAATAGCTGAAAAGTAAACGCCAAATACAAAAGCATTTGCGCAAAACTTACAAAAACCCAAAGAGGAGAAACAATTGGCTCTTCTATAGAAAGTTTTAAAACACCATTTTGTGTTTCATTAAAACCAGGCTGTAAACTGTCGTAAACATAAATTCCTAATCGAAAAATTATTAGACAAAAAGCTAATAAAAAATGAAGCCAATCCTTTTTACGGAATTTAAAATTAGAGGTTGTAATGGTTTTTACATAAAAGTAAATTAAAGGAGCAATTGCAACCCCCATAGGAATTAAAAAATAGTTGATTTTTGTATTTCTAAATACATTATACCAACCCATAAAACCTACAGTATAACAAGTTTGTTCGTAGCAAATTATAAGTAAAATAAGCCCTAGAAATAAATCTGATATATTTTTCTTTTTGAAATACCTAGCAAACAAAAGCGCAACAAAAATTAGTCCTTGTACAACAAGTATTAATAATGGTGTGCTGTATAAATTAAAGTCGGGAAAGGATAAGAAAAATGATAGCATTATATTATCCTAAAACAGTGCTTTTCTTTAATTCTTTAACAAATGGCTGACTGTATAACCTTTGACCTAATGCAGCATTAATAGCATTTGCAATAGCACCACCTGCAGGAGGTAAACCAGGTTCTCCTAAACCTGTTGGTTTTTTATCATTCTCTACAAAATAGACATCTACTTTAGGTGTCTCTTGCATTCTAATTAATCTATATGTATCAAAGTTTTTATGCTCTGGCTTGCCATCATTAAATGAAAAGTCAGAATACATAGCATGTCCAATTCCATCTAAAACTCCACCTTCAACCTGATTTTTTGCACCTGTAGGATTCACTAAAATTCCACAATCTACAGCAACTGTTACCTTTTCTATAATAGGATATCCATCCTTTAATGAAATATCTGCAATTTCTGCTACATGTGTGTTATGACTGTAATAGGCAGCAAAACCTTGATACACTCCTTCTTTGGTATTACCCCAATTTGCTTTTTCTCTTACCAATTTAATAGTGTCTTCCATTCTTTGACCAGAATATTCTATCTTATCATCAGTAGTGTTTTTTACATTTTGCAATAGATCTAATCTTAGTTGAATGGTATCTACACCTAATTCATTAGCCAATTCATCAAAAAAGGTTTGTTCTGCAAAGGCTAAAAAATTTGTATAAGGTGCTCTCCAAGCTCCAGTAGTTATATTACTTGCATAGCTTTCAGTATCTACTTTATAGTTTGGGATACAACCTGCAGGAAAAAAGTTAGGTATTAATCCATACATATTTCCATTAATAGCAGCTTCTTTTAAGTGATATCCAGAAACTTTACCATCTTTTAAAGAGGCTTTAATTCTATATTTAATTGCGGGTCTATAAGTACCAGCTGTCATATCATCTTCTCTAGAGAAAACCACTTTAATAGGTTGTTTAGCAATGTTTGAAATTTCTGCAGCTTCTAAGGCAAAATCTCCATACAAACGTCTACCAAAACCACCACCCATTCTTGTCATTTCGCAATGAATAGTTTCTGGTTTTCTATCTAATAATTGTGCAACTCTATTCACGGTCCATTGAGGAGTTTGAATTGGCCCAACTAAATGTACTTTATCTGCAGTTACATC belongs to Polaribacter dokdonensis and includes:
- a CDS encoding DoxX family protein gives rise to the protein MKTRFITLSKFIITPIIQKNWFADLLFSIPRIICGLLLTLSFGSDKFGLPWSNTPNLGLFEVVAWFPKDVAEYGGIFAIAPVFFAWMGAFSEAVGGLLLALGFKTRIASFLILCTMLVAIFLQKWNQGMWSMLPAMGFLWVSIYHLYLGSGRFGIDFLIAKKLNQ
- a CDS encoding xanthine dehydrogenase family protein molybdopterin-binding subunit; this translates as MKLQNKDNFSRRNFLKTSALASGGLLIGFNFLTACKPEATMPVDVASLNFNDFNAFIRISDEGYVTIFSPNPEIGQGVKTAMPMIIAEELDADWSKVTVAQGALDTKNFTRQVAGGSQSIRQGWDALRQTGATARQMLLNAAATKWNVDVSTLKTSKGIITNANGDEFNYGDVVKEAALLEVPEDVKLKETKDFTIIGKDAINVDIDKIITGKPLFGLDYKADNMMIASVLRPPAFGQKLVDFDDAKAKTVNGVVDVLKFGDKIAVLANSTWAAMKGKKALSANWKSEKPESTKNHDEILTKILDGKKFNTRREDGSVNKAFADADKVIERTYHSPFLPHNCLEPMNFYADVTADKVHLVGPIQTPQWTVNRVAQLLDRKPETIHCEMTRMGGGFGRRLYGDFALEAAEISNIAKQPIKVVFSREDDMTAGTYRPAIKYRIKASLKDGKVSGYHLKEAAINGNMYGLIPNFFPAGCIPNYKVDTESYASNITTGAWRAPYTNFLAFAEQTFFDELANELGVDTIQLRLDLLQNVKNTTDDKIEYSGQRMEDTIKLVREKANWGNTKEGVYQGFAAYYSHNTHVAEIADISLKDGYPIIEKVTVAVDCGILVNPTGAKNQVEGGVLDGIGHAMYSDFSFNDGKPEHKNFDTYRLIRMQETPKVDVYFVENDKKPTGLGEPGLPPAGGAIANAINAALGQRLYSQPFVKELKKSTVLG
- a CDS encoding OmpA family protein encodes the protein MKNFTKKIYTVALALAFTIAFTFSSCEATKNANNKQKGAAIGAAGGAILGAIIGNNVGSGKNSELGAVIGGVLGGGAGVLIGKRMDEQAKKIETEVPGAKVERVDDGIVVTFDENSGVYFDTNKSNINAKSQETLDKLAKVFLEFPDTKILVVGHTDNTGNADYNLSLSEKRAKSVTNYLISDGIASPRFETLWYGEAQPKYDNSTAEGRAKNRRVNVAIVPNDKMKNEAIKDAQN
- a CDS encoding helix-turn-helix domain-containing protein — encoded protein: MGWYNVFRNTKINYFLIPMGVAIAPLIYFYVKTITTSNFKFRKKDWLHFLLAFCLIIFRLGIYVYDSLQPGFNETQNGVLKLSIEEPIVSPLWVFVSFAQMLLYLAFTFQLFYNYRKRIREYFSNTYKLELNWILSFLIAFTLLFLYSSLQDIVGSLIIELNYKQRWWLNIFMALVVLFVGIKGYFTDTTKLNKLTFSFSPNPESIPQQKNNISEFSAEDLEKVSNYMKTEKPYLNPDLNLSDLSTSLNFSRAELSKIINTGFAKNFNDFINEYRVNTFKEKLESGEHKDFSLLGIAYDCGFNSKATFNRVFKKVTQTSPTEFLNTLKS
- a CDS encoding head GIN domain-containing protein; translated protein: MKKLLILLILTSSTLIAQVKGNKTIETKTYNITNLKELKVNLYAKITVDQSLSESMQISADSNLFDKIDTEIVDGKLNLNQLEWIQPSQKIVIKIGAPKLERLETGTHETLYLNNVNADYLNIMALVGKVIASGKVKQFNVGVELGEVDASKLISEKVRANIWGRGKAIVYAKDEIYSIVKNDGRLVLANTPKSLKGDTKKAIAKTKKSMSKNLTWISFKIKNNSWNRNNFVVVGPKKDGSSFSYGFPMMPGLTRKEKWSVGTKVYKVNRIGLRKLLVEIKADDKDKTVKLFQ